The genomic window CACCCGATAGGCGTACTGGTTCGCAACAAGATGCAGATCACGGTACTGGGGAAATTCCGAGCCTGTCGCCTTACGGTTTTCGTAGAGTGCACGCAAAAAGACGGGAAGGCGAGAGGCATGACTGATATCCCAACTTGCATTTTTCTGAACGCGTTTTTCGGCCAGGGTGGGAAACTTCTCCCCGGTGACAGCGCTATAGTCGTATTCGGAATGCGCGGTATAGTCGCCGTTGAAGTAGCAGACGCTGCCAACCTGCTCTCCCTTGAAGTTTTTTGTCTCGGGGTAGTTGGTCCGCTTGCTCTGAAAGAAGCGGATACCCGTCTGTAAAGCCAAGTGCAACATCGCAACTTGATTGGCATCGAGGAAAACAAGCGCGGGATCGTTAGCGTGTGCACCAAGCATCTCAGCGGCGGAGGCGAGCAGCCAAAGATCTATGTCAGCCATTGCCGTGTCCCATGGGGCTTCACCTTTGAGACCGCGCATGGCAAGATTCCACAGCTCGATGCGCGCCACGGGCGGGCCACCACCGAGCGCCGGAAGGCGCTGCTCGACCAGGTAACGATTCAATTGATCTATAACGATGAACTTTGTGTACTCGGTAGCGAAGGTCCTCATCGCCTGAGTCCGCTTTCCGTCGGGCAACAGTGATATCAGCCGCAACAGTTTCGCTGCCGGATAAAGCCACTGCACGTTGTAAAGTTCTACGTCACCCGTCTTATCCTGAAATGGCACCGCAAAAGTGCGGTCAGAGGGATTGACGCCCGCCATTCGCTCCCGAGTCAGAGGCAAAATGTCTGGTCTTTTCAAGAGAGTGCCCATTGTTTCGGTGCGCGTCAACATCAGCAGGTAATACTGGGCGACATCATCCATAGTCTGTAAATCGTCGCAGGCGTGGGCGGAATCTACCCCAGGAAGCAAGTACAGCTCCGCGTAATACATGGATTGCCCGTTCAGGTGGCTATTAGGAATAATTCCCCACCGGTGGCCGCTCTCATCCCATCGGACCCCGGAAAAAGCCACACCCGTCATCAGGCGGCCGGTTTCCTCCCAAGTATGTCGCAGGGTTTTGCAGTTCGCCTCTGGCTCGGTGAATGTGCCGAACACCAAACGGAAATCTTGAACAGAAGGCCCACCGTCAAGACGCACGTGGTAGTTGATGCCCGGTATCAGCCCCACGTCATTTGCATGAAACTCCGACTTGGAACCGCTGAAGCTGCGGGTCACAACTGGGGTCTGGAATCCAGATGCGTCATCAATTTCCAATTTGTGATGGCCAGATTTGGGTATGCTGACTTGAATGAGGTCTGTACCTTTTTGTTGGACGATCTGAAAATCAGACGTAGCCCATAACGGGAATACGTAGACCGCCAGCGTTATTGCAGCCAGCAGATATTTTGTAGGGTTGCCTGCCATAAACGATCAAGCAAACTTCGACTGTTGTGCCCGGTTGGCGTGGGCGTGCTGCTCTAATAACGCCGGGGTCAAAGGCACAACTTCAGGCCGTGTCTTCGACTCCGACTCCCACTGATACGCGGGAATGATCTGTTTGACTTTCGCGCGAACCAGATCACCGAACCGGCCGTGAGCGACCATTTCAAGTTCATACAGACGGCGGCGAAGATCGGACCAACTGGGCAGAACGGTTTCTGCGCACATGACTTTCGGCAGCAGCGTGGGCAGACGCACTTCCGAATCGTAGAACAACTCCTCGTGCAGCTTTTCGCCCGGACGCATTCCGGTGTAGACAATATGAATGTCACTTTCCTTCTTGCCTGACATGCGAATCAGGGTCTTGGCAAGATCGAGAATGCGTACGGGCTCTCCCATATCGAGAACGAGAATATTGCCGTGCTCGCCCACCGTGAACGCCTGCAATACCAGCGACACTGCCTCCGGGATGGTCATGAAGTAGCGGGTCATCTCCGGGTGTGTCACTGTAATGCACCGGCGCGTGCGAATCTGTTCCTGGAATACGGGGATGACACTGCCTTGTGAGCCGAGGACATTGCCGAACCTCACCGAAACACAGCGCATGCGCGAGGGCTGGCGCGAACCGACAATCATCTCGCCTAACCGCTTGGTGCAGCCCATGAGACTGCTCGGCTTGACCGCTTTATCTGACGAGATCAGAAGAAAATCTTCGCAGCCACATTCTTCGGCAATTTCTACCAGGTTCAGCAAACCGAAGACGTTGTTCTTGAATCCTTCGTAGGGGTTCTCTTCTGTCATCGGAACATGTTTGTAGGCTGCGGCATGAAAGATCACGCGGACACCGTGCTCCAGGAGCTGCTGACGCATGCGCTTCGTGTCAGTGATATCCGCAACCGAAAAGACGGTTTCCACATCGGAACCGGCCAGGGTATGCTGCTGCAGGTTAAACAGAGGTGTCTCGGACTGGTCCACGCAAATCAGCTTCTTCGGCAGGTAACGAACGATCTGTTTGCACAACTCGGAGCCAATAGATCCAGCAGCGCCGGTCACCATAACGACCCGCCCGCTCAACTTGGAGCGCACGTTCTCTGACTCAAGCCGCACCGGTTCGCGCCCCAGCAGGTCGTCCAAGTTCACCGCGCGCAGCTCAGAGATCGTGACCTTGCCATCAATAAGGTCAGCCAGGCCGGGCAGTGCGCGGAAAGGGACTCCGGAACGCCCGCAGAAATCGGCAATCCGCAGCATCTGCGTGCCGGTGGCTGAGGGAATTGCGATCAGAATCTCACTCACCGCCAAGCGATGCGCCAGCAGAGGAAGCTGGTCAATCGTGCCCAGAACGGGAACACCACAAAGTTTGGTCCTCTGTTTTTCCGGGTCGTCATCCACCAAACCTGCGGCGAGATAGTTTTTGGTCTTCAGCCCTTGCAGTAGTAAGGCTGCTGCCGAACCAGCCCCAACGATCAGCACCGGGGTTTGCGCTCCCAAACGGCGCGCCTGTTTCCACTGGAAGACCATACGCGCACCCACGCGCAGGCCAGCAAGAAAAAGAAAAGCAAGCACCCCCTCCAAAACATAGATCGAGTACGGGAACGAACGGACCCCCAAAAACACACGCTCGACGATGAAGAACATGAGCGAGCCGAGGGAGACCGCCTTCACCAAGTCCTTCAGGTCCCCGATGCCCGTGTAGCGCCAATAGCCATGGTTCAACTTGTAGTAATACATGCCAATCAATCGAATCGCTACCAGGACCGGCACAGCCAAAAGCAGCACTCGCAGGCGAGGCAGGGTGAAATCAAAGCGGAGCAACCACGCCGCCACGAGGGCCGCGCAAACTGTGAGCGATTGCCCCAGGAATATGATCCAATTGCGCCATCGTAGCAGCATGTTTCTTCCTTCCCCACTCTTCCCGGGACGATTTAAACTTCCCATAAATTCGGCCATATATTGGAGTGAGGGAACTACACGCTCCCCGTTGTGGCCGTATATATAAGGTTGGTTCTGTTATGGCGCGTCTGCGCCATGACCTGCTCCACCACCTCGCAAGTGCGCTTGATATGCACTTCGTTGAGCGTCGGGTGAACCAAGAACATCAGACTGTCTTCACCCAGTTCGCGAGCGACTGCGAACCGTTCACGGGGCCGCCATTCCGGAGGGAACGCCTCTTCGAGATAGACTTCGCTGCAGCTTCCAGTGCCGCAGGGCACACCTTGCGCCGCTATTGTTTGGGCGATGCGGTCGCGGTCCCATCCTTCTGCCAGCTCTTCTGGCATGACGAAGGCGTAGTACTTGTAATAGGCGTGGCCGACGTATTCCGGCACCGCCGGAATACGCAGCCCCGGTACACGCGTGAGATGCTCACTCAGCATCGCGGCATATCTGCGACGGGTGGCGACCCACTGCGGCAGTTTACAAAGAGCCACGCGTCCGACTGCGGATTGCACTTCGCTCAAGCGCCAATTAGTTCCAAATGAATCGTGCAACCAGCGGAAGCCGGGAGGATGTGTGCGGCGATACAGCTTTTCGTGGCTTTTGCCATGGTCCTTGTAGGACCACATGCGTTGCCACAGCTCTTCGGAGTTGGTGGTCACCATGCCGCCCTCGCCAGCGGTGGTCATGATTTTGTCCTGGCAGAAGGAGAACGCTGCAATATCGGCGAAGGAGCCAACCGGCCGTCCTTTATACGTTGCCCCGTGCGCCTGGGCGCAATCCTCGACCACCTTCAGGCCACGTTCGCGGGCCAGTTCCAGAATAGGATCCATCTCGCAGGGCCAACCCGCAAGATGGACAACGATGATTGCTTTCGTCGCCGGAGTGAGGACTGCACGAACCGTTGCGACGGTGATGTTTTGCGAATCGCTATCCACATCGGCACACACGGGACGCGCACCCACTGCGACCGCACAACTGGCCGAGGCAATGAAGGTACGGCTGCTGGTGATAACTTCGTCGCCCGGGCCAACGCCGAGTGCGCGCAAAGCCAATTCAAGGGCCACTGTGCCATTGGCCACGGCAACGGCGTACCGGCATCCCGTAAATTCGGCGAACTCACGCTCGAACTGGCGTCCTTCATTGCCCGTCCAATAGTTAACATTTCCCGATTCGAGAACACGGACCGCGGCGGCAATTTCATCCGGCGCGAAGTACGGCCACGGCGCGAACGGCTGCTCCATCGGGAGAACCACCTTCGGTTCATGATTGGCGCAGGCATTCATGAAAAGTTTCGTAACGGGAATGGGTTGACTGCGAGGCATTATTACGAGACGCGACTACGCCTTGGACACTTGGCCTTGCGCATAAACTTGACGATAGCTGGGAAAATAGCTGAGCGCTTCATCATGGGCTATGCCGTAATGTTCGCGGCTATACAGATCCAAGAGGGCGTAATCCTGTTCGAGATGAACTCGCTTATAAATGTGGAAGGCCTGGCGCAGCCGGGAAAAAGTTGACTTGAAACGAAAGATACCATCATCAGACTTGTAGCCTCCGCCGAGGATAAGCCGTTTCTTCCCGGCTTCCTGCGCCCAGCGAATCGTCTCCCAGATCACGGCATTCGTAGGGCGTACATGCTGGAAGGCCGCGTCAGCCCCGCCGAGAAACGAGAACACATCCGTATCATCGTGCAGGTAAAGCGTAGCGGCAACAATCTGGTCCTTATATTCGGCGAAGACAAACCGCGCGTTTTCCGGCAGCTCTTCTCGAAAGGCATGAAAGAAGCTGGAAGGAAAATAGTAGCCCTCCAGGGCGTGATTTCGCCGCATAGTGTCCTCATAGATCCGGCAAAACTCACGGATATGATCATCGGTCGAAGCGGCGAAGATTCTGACACCTTCCTGATTTGCAACGGATATGTTCTTCCGGCAGGAATGCTGAAGCTGTTGGCGCCATAGCTCTTCGGAGCTAAGAGTCAGGTCTACCCATACGATATCGCGATTGTAAACACAACCATTCGGGTTCAACACAGCCCGCGCACTGGACCAGGGATGGAGATGGGCGAACTCGGTCACGATCCCTTCTGACTGAAAAAGCGCACTGCAAAGAGCTGGAAAAGCAGTGATAAGGTCATCGTCAGCGCCGAACATCAGAGGTCCTGTGAAATCTGGCGTGCCTGAATCCCATTTGCCCCTCTCTGTAGTCTTGAACGGCAAGTCATTCGTAGAACGAAGCAGCAGTGGATAGCAAATGCAGGCGCTATCTGATTCCACCACGTAGAGACGCAGAGAACTTTGCCGGAATTCCGCGCATATTCTGGCGTAGCCAATGCTCCCGAATACACTGCGGCTTTCTGGCAGATATCTCAGCCACCTCTCGCGATCACTGGTTGTCAGGTAATGCTCTCGGAGCATCTTCTCAAGCCACCGCTTCGGTGGAGCATGCCTGGCCGGTAAGTTCCACAGCCATGGCTTCAAAGCGATCTACCAGCAAGGGGATGCTGTATGCCTTTTCGATGTAGCGGCGTCCGCGCACTCCATATTCCCACAGTTGTTCCCGCGACTGGCTGGCAAGAAATTCGACGGCACGCGCAAGTTCGGCTGGATTATCGGCTTCTACGGAAATGCCGGCGCCCGAATCACGCACGACATCATCATTGGTGCAGCTTCCAAACACGACGGGACGACCGGCAGCGAGATATTCATAGATTTTCTGGAAGCTCATCCAGCTCTTCGAGGCGCCATCGTTGCGATTGTTGATGATGAATGCATTGGAGCGATGCAGCACCTCTGCTACCTGCTTCTTAGGTACGGGATCGTCGAAGCGGACATTGTGGATGCCTTCGTTTTTCGCTCTTTCGACAAGCCCGGGCTTGTTTACACCATTACCAACGAACCGAATCAGCACATTCTTCACGCCATCTCCCTGCAGAATCTTGGCGGCATCCAGAATCGCATCGAGACTGTTCCACTGGTTGTGCGATCCCAGATAGGTCACTGTGAACTGGCCATCGTCAGGGGCGGGCCGGGGTTCGGGATTCATGCCGAAGTCCACGCCCTGAGGTATCCATACGATTTTTTTTGGGTCGGCACCGTAACGCGACATGAGATCGCCAGAATGTTGGGAGAACATGACAATGCCGTCAGCCTTTGCGTACAGGTAACGCATCGTCCTATCCACCAGCAACACAAACGGATGATGCTTGGGATGACCGCCAACCTCGGTCAGTATGTAAGGCCACAGATCACGTATCTCAAGCACGAAGGGCACGGCGTAGCGAGAAGAGAGCCGTTCGGCAGCGAGCGCCGTAAACGGGTCGGGACTCGACCCAAGAATCAGATCGGGACGCGGCAGCTGCGCGGCCCAGGCTCCTCGCCAGACGTGATAGGCAAAGTCGAACATGTTGGCAACGCGGGACATGGAGTTCGACTCGTAACCACGCGACAAAATGAAAGTAAAGGGTACGCGGTCGAACATCTGACGCTCCCACTTGGCGCCCGGGTTCATGATCATGTGTTTCCGTGTCAGGTGGTTGAAGCTGGAGGCAATGATCTGCACATCGTGTCCGCGGCGGATCAATTCACGAGCATGGCTGTAATGGCGTGTGCCACCCGCGTCAGTTGGCGGCAATGCATAGTGATTGATGAGCCAGATGTTCACGATTCAGTCCTGTGTGATCAGTCTTGCTGGTGCGTTCCGCTTGCGGTGGCAGGCACCTTGACAGCAAACTGTGCCGTCCAACGCTCCAGATCGGAGCGCGTGTGAGCGTCGGCCCCGATGACAAGGGATTCGGGAGACAGAGTCGCGGCCATGGCAGGACTCAGCACACCCCACCGTAAGCTAAGCTCGATGAGAATGCCCGCGTCGCGGGCCGCCTCCAGCATTTTGCGATAGAGTGTCTCCTGCTCCAAGGCCAGGCCACGCTTTACGTACCAGAGGCCGGGATGCACCCAGACAAAATCGATCTTTGGCCAACGGCGAGGATATGTCGCAACGACTTGCAGAAAGGCCTCAAGCAACAGACCAGGATTGTCAGGGAATTTGTGTTCCGCGATTCCAATCACTGCCGCCGCACTCAGGTGCTCGTCGCTGATATCGAGTGTGCCATCGGGCAACAGTTTCGCCTCAAAGCCCAGCACGCTCTGAACAACTCCATCGTTGCCAGCGAGTTGTACTTCGGCGGAGAAGCGCTTTACATCGTACCGAGGCTCGCGCCGGATGTGTTCCAGGAATATCACCGTATCGGCCCCGGCATTTTCTGCAAAATCCACATATTCGGCAACTGTGAGATGCCCGTCGGTATAAGGCGTATGCATGTGGAATAAATAGTGACCACGCCACCAATCAGATCTCAAAGCAGTCTCCTGACTCCACGCCAACTCCACCCCAGTAACGCAGGAATTCTGAAACATACAGAGGCTCCGACAACTTGCCGACCGGGTCTTGGAACAATTCCCTCACCCCGAACCAGATCACATTGGCTCCGCTGAACACGCTGGCAACCATTGTTCCCTGGATTCGTGGGTTGCATTCCAAGACCTTGGGGGTGCCGTCGTGAGCGAGCTTGAATTGAAAACCGAATGCATAGCGAAGTCCAAGCTCGCGGCCGGCAGCCAATGTGTATTCCGTCAAGTCCTCCCGCAGCTCGGTGCGGCTGTGGAACGTGATGCCAGAACGGATGCTCTCACGCACCCGTGGCACCGCGACCGAGAGTTGCGAACCAATAAACGCATCCACGGAGTACTCGCAGCCGGGCAGGTATTCCATCACCAGCAGCTCCGGCCAAGCGCCGCGCCGTAAGATTGCGATCAGTTCTTGCAGGCTGATCTCCAAGCCCTGGGGCTTCTCGGTCAGGAAGCGTCGCACGTCCCAGGCGTCTTCGCGGAGAATCCGTACCCCGCGCATCCCGTTAGACACGGGAGGCTTTACCACCACTGGCACATCTGGATACCCGAGCTTACTCGCCGCTGTGACCAGTTCGTCTTCCGTCTTGGTTCGCTGGCAGACGGGAGCAGGCAGGCTGAGACGCTCGAAGACTTTGATCACCGCGTCTTTGTCATTGGCAGAGGCAATCGCAGATGCATCTGACACCATAACTCGAATACCTGCTTGCTCGAGTTCCGTAAGCGAAGATGCAAGCTTGGCCGTTTCCCGAGTCGTCTGCGGCAAAATCGCTGATACGTTTTCGAGTTGGCAGATCTTCAGCAATGCCCCGATATACTCTGAGGTTTCAGGTGGTGGCACGATGCAGAACTTATCTGTCAGCAACGCGCCCACGACCTTTGCCTGAGTATCCACACCGATGATGCGCACTGGACGACCATCCGGGTTGTGCCGCAGTGCGTAAAGAGTGCCGCGAATGCCGGGCGCACCTGCGCCGGTCACCAGCAAGGTCAGCGTTTCGCCACTCGTCACCATTTGACCCGTATCACTTCGAAGGCTTCCGCATATGCGGCCCGAACCTGCGCGCCGCGTACTTTGGCCAAGCCATAAATGAACTCACTGGAAAAGTAGGGGCGTTGCAGCTCCAGTTGGCTCTCATAGGCCTGCAGTGCCGCCCATTTACTCTCGATATGTTTCTGTTCGAGCACCACAAACGCCTGAGCTGAAAAGTTGATGTGGTTCCATGGCAATTCGTATCCCCACAGGGTCACGTCTTTGAATGCCCGCACCGATTCGGCATGCAGCACTTGATGATCCTGGTGAACGTCGGTGCTGGCGGTGACAAAAACAGCCTCGGGCTGGAGCCGCCGTTTGAGTTGCACCAGCTCCTCCAACACCTCCTGCCGGTGATAGGAAAGACGGCGTACCGGATAGTCGTAGACCAGTGTGCCTTCCGGTTTCACGCCAAGCAAGCCCATGGCACGCGTAAACTCACAGCGCAGCCGACAGGCAGGCGAACCGGCGGGCAGTGATTCCTCTGCAGTAGAGAACGCGGCAACCGATACTTCCGCACCACTTTCGAGCAGCCGCGCAATGGCGCCGCCGCAACCCAACTCGGCATCATCGGTATGAGGAGCCAGCACTAACACGCGCGACACACCCTCGAATAGACTCCGCATATTGTTTTTAAAGTCCGCACACGTGAGAAACGGCGCCTGACTTATCCTCGCCCTGCGGGTTGCAGTTCGGCGTAGGTATCCATGAGACGCTGCGACTCGGACTCCCAGTTATAGGTCTCAGCAACGGCGCGCTGACCGTTGCGACCCATCTCAGCCGCCTGCGAAGGATTGCGGAGCAGCCAGACCAGCGCTTCTGCTATGGCCTCTGGATTGAGCGGATCAATCAACAGTCCGCATGCCGCTGGTTCAATGACGCGCCGGCAGACAGGGAAATCAGAAGCGAGCACCGGCAGTCCGGCCGACATATACTCGAACACCTTGGTCGGTTGTCCGTGCAAGTAATTCCCGTGCGGGTGATGCAGCACCAAGCCGACCCGGGCTCGCGCCAGCAGCGCCGCGACTTGAGGACGACTAAGCTGGCCCAGATATTCGACCACTCCATTTTCGCCGCCGCCGCCGAATTCCGCCTTCGCCCCCGATCTCACCTGGCCGCCGATCAGCAGCCTCGCCGGCATCTTCTTCGCCACCAGATGAATTGCCTGCGTCATCTCTCGCAGTCCGCGTAGGTCCGCCAGGCCGCCGACATAGACCACAACAGGGTCGCGCTTCTCATAAGGCAGGCTCTCGGAACAGCGAAGCTCGTGAGTCCACGGAAAGTTCTGGACAACTCGCGTCTTGCCAGGGCGAAATTTTCCTGCGATCTTCGGCGTAACCGCGATGACACGATTGCAGGCAGCGGAGAACACGGCTTCACAAACGCGTACAGCAATGGCAGCCGGGCCGTGCAGCGCGACAGGCAGCCACTTTTTGCCGCTCATCGTACCGCTGTAATCCTCATGCACGTCGTAGATCACCTTCTTCCCCCGCATTCTCAGGAGAACGCTCATCGGTAACAATTCCGGATCGTGGAAATGGTAAATCTCCGCGTTTTCACGAACCGCGGCCCGGTAAACCTGGGGAACGGTGTGCATCAGACGTTCGCGGCGGTCGCGCGGCGGCGTAACAGCGCGCAGCTTTACACCATCCCGGACCAAATCACCTTCCGAATGCGGTGCAATCAGCGTAACATCGTAACCCGCCATGGCCAGTGACTTGCACTCCTTGTGAAAGATGCGGGTGTCAAATGGAGGATGCACCGAGGTCAAATGGACTACACGGCAAGGCATAACCGTCTCCATCTATCCAAAAGTAAGATCACGACTGAGATTACCGCCATCATTTGTGATTGGGACTGAATAACGAGCCAACTCCGCCTCGCCTGCTTGTTGTTTCGCGTATGCAATCGCTTCTTCCAGCGATTTCGGGTTCGGCTCTTCCCCGAAGAGGATCACTGCCGTTGTTCGCCACAGAATCCTCATGTCGAGCCAAAACGAGCGGTGGTCCACATACCAGACGTCGAGCATGATCCGTTCAGGCCAGGAGATCTCAATGCCGCCATTCACCTGCGCCCAACCTGTCAGACCAGGAGGGATATCAAGACGCCGGCGCTGAAAGGCTGAGTATTCTTCTACCTGCTCCAATACGGTCGGCCTCGGTCCGATCAGTGCCATGTCGCCGCACAGCACACTGAGCAACTGCGGAAGTTCATCAATCTTGAAACGACGTATCCACCTGCCAACGAGTGTGACCATAGGATGGTCTCCCCGAACCTGGCCGACTATAACCGCGGGGAGATTATTGACTCTCATGCTGCGAAACTTCAGCAGCTTGAATGGGCGGCCGAACAAGCCGGCTCGCGTTTGACGATAGAAAACCGGGCCACGATCAATAAGCCAGATCGCACAAGCAGTGATCAGGAAAATAGGCGAAACCAGCAGGAGAAGCATGGCGCTGCCAAACACGTCAACCACCCGACGTACCATCTTGTCCGAAGCCTTTCCCCGCCGTGGGATGTCCCCTTTTGGGAAAATTCGATCCGAC from Terriglobales bacterium includes these protein-coding regions:
- a CDS encoding nucleoside-diphosphate sugar epimerase/dehydratase — translated: MLLRWRNWIIFLGQSLTVCAALVAAWLLRFDFTLPRLRVLLLAVPVLVAIRLIGMYYYKLNHGYWRYTGIGDLKDLVKAVSLGSLMFFIVERVFLGVRSFPYSIYVLEGVLAFLFLAGLRVGARMVFQWKQARRLGAQTPVLIVGAGSAAALLLQGLKTKNYLAAGLVDDDPEKQRTKLCGVPVLGTIDQLPLLAHRLAVSEILIAIPSATGTQMLRIADFCGRSGVPFRALPGLADLIDGKVTISELRAVNLDDLLGREPVRLESENVRSKLSGRVVMVTGAAGSIGSELCKQIVRYLPKKLICVDQSETPLFNLQQHTLAGSDVETVFSVADITDTKRMRQQLLEHGVRVIFHAAAYKHVPMTEENPYEGFKNNVFGLLNLVEIAEECGCEDFLLISSDKAVKPSSLMGCTKRLGEMIVGSRQPSRMRCVSVRFGNVLGSQGSVIPVFQEQIRTRRCITVTHPEMTRYFMTIPEAVSLVLQAFTVGEHGNILVLDMGEPVRILDLAKTLIRMSGKKESDIHIVYTGMRPGEKLHEELFYDSEVRLPTLLPKVMCAETVLPSWSDLRRRLYELEMVAHGRFGDLVRAKVKQIIPAYQWESESKTRPEVVPLTPALLEQHAHANRAQQSKFA
- a CDS encoding DegT/DnrJ/EryC1/StrS aminotransferase family protein — translated: MNACANHEPKVVLPMEQPFAPWPYFAPDEIAAAVRVLESGNVNYWTGNEGRQFEREFAEFTGCRYAVAVANGTVALELALRALGVGPGDEVITSSRTFIASASCAVAVGARPVCADVDSDSQNITVATVRAVLTPATKAIIVVHLAGWPCEMDPILELARERGLKVVEDCAQAHGATYKGRPVGSFADIAAFSFCQDKIMTTAGEGGMVTTNSEELWQRMWSYKDHGKSHEKLYRRTHPPGFRWLHDSFGTNWRLSEVQSAVGRVALCKLPQWVATRRRYAAMLSEHLTRVPGLRIPAVPEYVGHAYYKYYAFVMPEELAEGWDRDRIAQTIAAQGVPCGTGSCSEVYLEEAFPPEWRPRERFAVARELGEDSLMFLVHPTLNEVHIKRTCEVVEQVMAQTRHNRTNLIYTATTGSV
- a CDS encoding GNAT family N-acetyltransferase, whose translation is MTEFAHLHPWSSARAVLNPNGCVYNRDIVWVDLTLSSEELWRQQLQHSCRKNISVANQEGVRIFAASTDDHIREFCRIYEDTMRRNHALEGYYFPSSFFHAFREELPENARFVFAEYKDQIVAATLYLHDDTDVFSFLGGADAAFQHVRPTNAVIWETIRWAQEAGKKRLILGGGYKSDDGIFRFKSTFSRLRQAFHIYKRVHLEQDYALLDLYSREHYGIAHDEALSYFPSYRQVYAQGQVSKA
- a CDS encoding glycosyltransferase family 4 protein, with the translated sequence MNIWLINHYALPPTDAGGTRHYSHARELIRRGHDVQIIASSFNHLTRKHMIMNPGAKWERQMFDRVPFTFILSRGYESNSMSRVANMFDFAYHVWRGAWAAQLPRPDLILGSSPDPFTALAAERLSSRYAVPFVLEIRDLWPYILTEVGGHPKHHPFVLLVDRTMRYLYAKADGIVMFSQHSGDLMSRYGADPKKIVWIPQGVDFGMNPEPRPAPDDGQFTVTYLGSHNQWNSLDAILDAAKILQGDGVKNVLIRFVGNGVNKPGLVERAKNEGIHNVRFDDPVPKKQVAEVLHRSNAFIINNRNDGASKSWMSFQKIYEYLAAGRPVVFGSCTNDDVVRDSGAGISVEADNPAELARAVEFLASQSREQLWEYGVRGRRYIEKAYSIPLLVDRFEAMAVELTGQACSTEAVA
- a CDS encoding PHP domain-containing protein, which codes for MRSDWWRGHYLFHMHTPYTDGHLTVAEYVDFAENAGADTVIFLEHIRREPRYDVKRFSAEVQLAGNDGVVQSVLGFEAKLLPDGTLDISDEHLSAAAVIGIAEHKFPDNPGLLLEAFLQVVATYPRRWPKIDFVWVHPGLWYVKRGLALEQETLYRKMLEAARDAGILIELSLRWGVLSPAMAATLSPESLVIGADAHTRSDLERWTAQFAVKVPATASGTHQQD
- a CDS encoding ATP-grasp domain-containing protein, translating into MVTSGETLTLLVTGAGAPGIRGTLYALRHNPDGRPVRIIGVDTQAKVVGALLTDKFCIVPPPETSEYIGALLKICQLENVSAILPQTTRETAKLASSLTELEQAGIRVMVSDASAIASANDKDAVIKVFERLSLPAPVCQRTKTEDELVTAASKLGYPDVPVVVKPPVSNGMRGVRILREDAWDVRRFLTEKPQGLEISLQELIAILRRGAWPELLVMEYLPGCEYSVDAFIGSQLSVAVPRVRESIRSGITFHSRTELREDLTEYTLAAGRELGLRYAFGFQFKLAHDGTPKVLECNPRIQGTMVASVFSGANVIWFGVRELFQDPVGKLSEPLYVSEFLRYWGGVGVESGDCFEI
- a CDS encoding PIG-L deacetylase family protein, with the protein product MSRVLVLAPHTDDAELGCGGAIARLLESGAEVSVAAFSTAEESLPAGSPACRLRCEFTRAMGLLGVKPEGTLVYDYPVRRLSYHRQEVLEELVQLKRRLQPEAVFVTASTDVHQDHQVLHAESVRAFKDVTLWGYELPWNHINFSAQAFVVLEQKHIESKWAALQAYESQLELQRPYFSSEFIYGLAKVRGAQVRAAYAEAFEVIRVKW
- a CDS encoding glycosyltransferase family 4 protein, translated to MPCRVVHLTSVHPPFDTRIFHKECKSLAMAGYDVTLIAPHSEGDLVRDGVKLRAVTPPRDRRERLMHTVPQVYRAAVRENAEIYHFHDPELLPMSVLLRMRGKKVIYDVHEDYSGTMSGKKWLPVALHGPAAIAVRVCEAVFSAACNRVIAVTPKIAGKFRPGKTRVVQNFPWTHELRCSESLPYEKRDPVVVYVGGLADLRGLREMTQAIHLVAKKMPARLLIGGQVRSGAKAEFGGGGENGVVEYLGQLSRPQVAALLARARVGLVLHHPHGNYLHGQPTKVFEYMSAGLPVLASDFPVCRRVIEPAACGLLIDPLNPEAIAEALVWLLRNPSQAAEMGRNGQRAVAETYNWESESQRLMDTYAELQPAGRG
- a CDS encoding sugar transferase, producing MVRRVVDVFGSAMLLLLVSPIFLITACAIWLIDRGPVFYRQTRAGLFGRPFKLLKFRSMRVNNLPAVIVGQVRGDHPMVTLVGRWIRRFKIDELPQLLSVLCGDMALIGPRPTVLEQVEEYSAFQRRRLDIPPGLTGWAQVNGGIEISWPERIMLDVWYVDHRSFWLDMRILWRTTAVILFGEEPNPKSLEEAIAYAKQQAGEAELARYSVPITNDGGNLSRDLTFG